The following coding sequences are from one Bacteroidota bacterium window:
- the rlmN gene encoding 23S rRNA (adenine(2503)-C(2))-methyltransferase RlmN — protein sequence MESKKDIRALSLEELKTVFVENGDQAFRAKQVYEWLWKKSATTFEEMTNLSKSTRELLDQHFVINAVKVDDMQISSDRTIKNAFKLYDSNIVEGVLIPSTTRMTACISSQVGCSLTCKFCATGKLERLRNLNADEIYDQVVLIKNQAEEKYKTPLTNIVYMGMGEPLLNYKNVMDSVQKITSPEGLNMSPQRITVSTAGVSKMIKKLGDDGVKFNLALSLHAANDEKRNHIMPINESNSLEALAEALKYFYEKTGTRVTYEYIAFKDFNDGIEDAQDLAKFCKHIPCKVNIIEYNPIDDGEFQQTTSERLDAFANYLESKNIIVNVRRSRGKDIDAACGQLANKNKEGFEKRKMKAKA from the coding sequence ATGGAATCAAAGAAAGACATACGGGCACTTTCACTCGAAGAACTAAAAACTGTTTTTGTTGAAAACGGTGACCAAGCTTTTCGAGCAAAACAAGTGTATGAATGGCTTTGGAAAAAGTCGGCTACCACCTTTGAGGAAATGACGAATCTTTCCAAATCTACCCGTGAATTGTTAGACCAACATTTTGTAATCAATGCCGTGAAGGTAGATGATATGCAAATCAGTAGCGACCGCACGATTAAAAATGCATTTAAATTGTATGACAGTAATATTGTTGAAGGAGTGCTGATTCCGAGTACAACTCGTATGACGGCTTGTATTTCTTCTCAGGTGGGTTGCAGTTTAACATGTAAATTTTGTGCCACTGGGAAGCTGGAACGTTTGCGAAACTTAAATGCAGATGAAATTTATGATCAGGTGGTGTTGATTAAAAATCAAGCGGAAGAAAAGTACAAAACACCTTTGACCAACATCGTGTATATGGGAATGGGAGAGCCGTTGTTGAACTATAAAAATGTGATGGATTCGGTTCAAAAAATAACTTCTCCGGAAGGATTGAACATGTCGCCACAACGCATTACGGTGAGCACTGCAGGTGTTTCAAAAATGATTAAGAAGTTAGGGGATGATGGAGTGAAATTTAATTTAGCTTTATCGCTCCATGCGGCCAACGATGAAAAAAGAAATCACATCATGCCAATCAATGAAAGCAATTCGTTGGAAGCATTGGCTGAAGCATTAAAATATTTTTATGAAAAGACGGGAACGCGTGTAACTTATGAATACATTGCGTTTAAAGATTTTAACGATGGAATTGAAGACGCACAGGATTTAGCAAAATTTTGTAAACACATTCCTTGTAAAGTCAATATTATTGAATACAATCCCATTGATGATGGGGAGTTTCAACAAACAACATCCGAACGATTAGATGCCTTTGCAAACTATTTAGAGAGTAAAAATATTATTGTGAATGTGAGAAGAAGCAGAGGAAAAGACATTGATGCAGCTTGCGGACAATTGGCAAATAAGAATAAAGAAGGGTTTGAAAAAAGAAAAATGAAGGCGAAAGCATGA
- a CDS encoding amidohydrolase family protein produces MRKISADYIFPIASEPIKNGIISVEEDGTIMEISAPSSNIPSTSDIHYEGIICPGFINTHCHLELSHMWAQVSEKAGMMQFIREILSKRASFSAKEIQNAIDEADAEMIKNGIVAVGDISNNNDTFLQKSKSPIAYHTFIEAFDFNPEKADETFANALALGQQLKALSHSIVPHAPYTVSEKLFKLISEEAIKKNSIISIHNQESLAESDLFISHSGPMFDAFSKMGMNMDAIPKTGVNSLRTTLPKLPLSQKILLVHNTFTSKEDLQWVKKILNPKSQMLNLFWCTCPNANLYIENKLPDYSIFIEENVSVTIGTDSLASNWSLSILDEIKTITKHAPQIPLQTLLTWATKNGAELLGMNQLGTLEKDKKPGLNLLKNVDGMKLTEKTEVVKLA; encoded by the coding sequence ATGCGTAAAATCTCTGCCGACTATATTTTCCCAATTGCCTCCGAACCCATTAAAAATGGGATAATTAGCGTGGAAGAAGATGGAACAATTATGGAGATTTCTGCCCCATCTTCCAACATACCTTCTACATCTGACATCCACTATGAGGGGATTATTTGTCCGGGGTTCATCAACACCCATTGCCATTTAGAGCTTTCTCACATGTGGGCTCAGGTTTCTGAAAAAGCAGGGATGATGCAATTTATAAGAGAAATCCTTAGCAAACGTGCATCTTTCTCGGCAAAGGAAATTCAAAATGCAATTGACGAGGCAGATGCTGAAATGATTAAAAATGGAATTGTAGCCGTTGGGGATATTTCTAATAATAACGATACATTTCTGCAGAAATCCAAAAGCCCAATTGCTTACCATACCTTTATTGAAGCTTTTGATTTTAATCCCGAAAAAGCAGATGAAACGTTTGCGAATGCACTAGCGCTTGGACAGCAATTGAAAGCACTTTCGCACTCCATTGTTCCCCATGCCCCGTATACTGTTTCTGAAAAATTATTTAAACTAATTTCAGAAGAGGCAATAAAGAAAAACTCCATCATCAGCATTCACAATCAAGAAAGTTTAGCTGAAAGCGATTTGTTTATTTCACATTCCGGGCCCATGTTTGACGCTTTTTCAAAAATGGGAATGAACATGGATGCGATTCCTAAAACTGGTGTGAATTCTTTACGAACCACACTTCCGAAATTACCATTATCACAAAAAATTCTGCTTGTGCACAATACGTTTACATCAAAAGAAGATTTACAATGGGTGAAAAAAATCCTAAATCCTAAATCCCAAATGCTAAATTTATTTTGGTGTACTTGCCCAAATGCGAATCTTTACATCGAAAACAAGTTGCCGGACTATTCCATTTTTATCGAAGAAAACGTATCCGTAACCATCGGAACCGACAGCCTGGCATCCAACTGGAGCCTTTCCATTTTAGATGAAATCAAAACAATTACAAAACACGCTCCTCAGATTCCTCTGCAGACATTGCTAACCTGGGCAACAAAAAATGGAGCCGAACTTTTAGGAATGAATCAACTGGGAACTCTTGAAAAAGATAAAAAACCTGGATTGAACTTATTGAAAAATGTGGATGGGATGAAGCTTACAGAAAAAACAGAAGTCGTGAAATTAGCTTAA
- a CDS encoding 2-C-methyl-D-erythritol 4-phosphate cytidylyltransferase: protein MKKYVIIVAGGTGSRMNNAVPKQFIELHGKPVLMHTIEKFTTTFPDITVIVVLAKALNDDWKALCVKHNFTIPHQLIDGGETRYHSVKNGLSLVPDACVVGIHDAARPLVSQQTIRSTFEAAEVRGNASPAIPLNDSIRYIKKSESCAVDRTHYSIIQTPQCFHSDLIKKAFLKEYKPEFTDDATVLEAFGEKINLIEGNRENIKITTELDLKVAAALMS, encoded by the coding sequence ATGAAAAAGTACGTTATCATAGTAGCTGGTGGAACCGGGAGTCGCATGAACAATGCAGTTCCCAAACAGTTTATTGAACTGCACGGGAAACCGGTTTTGATGCATACCATTGAAAAATTCACTACGACCTTTCCCGATATTACTGTGATTGTTGTTTTGGCAAAAGCCTTAAACGATGATTGGAAAGCACTGTGTGTAAAACACAACTTTACCATTCCACATCAACTGATTGATGGCGGAGAAACACGCTATCATTCTGTAAAAAATGGTTTGTCGCTTGTGCCGGATGCTTGTGTGGTAGGAATTCATGATGCAGCGCGACCATTGGTGAGTCAACAAACGATACGAAGTACATTTGAAGCCGCTGAGGTGAGAGGCAATGCATCACCTGCAATTCCATTAAACGATTCGATACGGTATATTAAAAAATCAGAAAGTTGTGCCGTTGATCGTACACATTATTCCATTATTCAAACGCCTCAATGTTTCCATTCCGATTTAATCAAAAAGGCCTTTTTGAAAGAATACAAACCCGAATTCACTGATGATGCAACGGTTCTGGAAGCATTTGGAGAAAAGATCAATTTGATTGAAGGCAATCGGGAAAATATAAAGATTACTACGGAGTTGGATTTGAAAGTGGCTGCGGCATTAATGAGTTAA
- the queA gene encoding tRNA preQ1(34) S-adenosylmethionine ribosyltransferase-isomerase QueA, translating to MKLSQFKFNLPKELIAETPAKTRDEARLMVVHRKTGKIEHKHFKDVLSYFGDGDCMILNDTKVFPARMYGNKEKTGAKIEVFLLRELNAESRLWDVLVDPARKIRIGNKLYFGDDDTLVAEVIDNTTSRGRTLRFLFDGSYEEFRKTLNDMGETPLPKYIKRAPTEDDKERYQTVYAKNEGAVAAPTAGLHFSRELLKRLELKGVNFANVTLHVGLGTFRTVEVEDLTKHKMDSEQAYISEKDCTIINKSREGKKKVCCVGTTSMRAIETSVSTDGYVKPYDGWTNKFIFPPYDFSVANCMITNFHTPESTLLMMVCAFGGYDLMMKAYKEAIKEKYRFYTYGDAMLIL from the coding sequence ATGAAATTATCACAATTTAAATTTAATTTACCGAAAGAATTAATTGCTGAAACACCTGCAAAAACTCGTGACGAAGCTAGATTAATGGTTGTACACCGCAAAACAGGAAAAATTGAGCACAAACATTTTAAGGATGTGTTGAGTTATTTCGGTGATGGCGATTGTATGATTTTGAATGATACAAAAGTGTTTCCTGCACGTATGTATGGTAACAAGGAAAAAACAGGCGCTAAAATCGAAGTGTTTTTGTTACGTGAGTTAAATGCAGAAAGCCGTTTATGGGATGTATTGGTTGATCCGGCTCGTAAAATTCGTATTGGAAACAAATTGTATTTTGGTGATGACGATACTTTGGTTGCTGAAGTTATTGATAATACTACTTCTCGTGGCCGTACCTTACGTTTCTTATTTGATGGATCTTACGAAGAATTTCGTAAAACATTAAACGATATGGGTGAAACACCGCTTCCAAAATACATCAAACGTGCTCCAACGGAAGATGATAAAGAGCGTTACCAAACGGTATATGCAAAAAATGAAGGAGCAGTTGCTGCACCTACTGCAGGTTTACATTTCAGTCGCGAACTTTTAAAACGCTTAGAGTTAAAAGGCGTAAATTTTGCAAACGTTACTTTGCACGTTGGATTGGGAACATTCCGCACTGTTGAAGTAGAAGATTTGACAAAACATAAAATGGATTCGGAACAAGCGTACATTTCTGAAAAAGATTGTACGATTATCAATAAATCCCGTGAAGGAAAAAAGAAAGTTTGTTGTGTTGGAACAACATCGATGCGTGCGATTGAAACATCAGTAAGTACAGATGGATATGTGAAGCCGTATGATGGTTGGACGAATAAATTTATCTTTCCTCCGTATGATTTCAGTGTTGCAAATTGTATGATTACCAATTTCCATACACCTGAATCAACTTTGTTGATGATGGTTTGCGCATTTGGCGGATATGATTTGATGATGAAAGCTTATAAAGAAGCAATCAAAGAAAAGTATCGCTTTTATACATACGGTGACGCAATGTTAATCTTGTAG
- the truB gene encoding tRNA pseudouridine(55) synthase TruB — protein MTDFRTGEVLLIHKPLKWTSFQVVNKMKWLIKNHPSLLLDGKKVQPKIGHAGTLDPLATGLLIVCTGKQTKNIESYQAQEKEYTGTFYIGATTPCYDLEKEIDATYPTEHITEALIRETTKQFTGTIQQTPPLYSAIKIDGKRAYDIARAGQTAEIKSKEITISVFEITRIALPEVDFRVVCSKGTYIRSLARDFGEALKSGAHLIALCRTRIGEYKLEDAMSIEDFEKSLKIEMPS, from the coding sequence ATGACCGATTTCAGAACAGGCGAAGTCCTACTCATTCACAAGCCACTCAAATGGACTTCCTTTCAGGTGGTGAATAAGATGAAATGGTTAATTAAAAATCATCCTTCTTTATTGTTAGACGGCAAAAAAGTGCAACCCAAAATTGGACATGCAGGAACGTTGGATCCTTTGGCAACCGGTTTATTGATTGTGTGTACGGGAAAGCAGACGAAAAACATTGAAAGTTACCAAGCGCAAGAAAAAGAATACACGGGAACATTTTATATTGGAGCAACAACACCTTGTTATGATTTGGAAAAAGAAATTGATGCTACTTATCCAACGGAACATATCACTGAGGCGTTGATTCGAGAAACGACCAAACAATTTACGGGAACAATACAACAAACACCTCCATTGTACTCAGCTATAAAAATTGATGGGAAGCGGGCTTATGATATTGCGCGTGCCGGACAAACAGCTGAAATAAAATCGAAAGAAATTACCATATCTGTTTTTGAGATCACACGCATTGCCTTGCCAGAAGTGGATTTTAGAGTGGTATGTAGCAAAGGAACCTATATTCGTTCGTTGGCACGTGATTTTGGAGAAGCTTTAAAAAGTGGAGCCCACCTTATTGCATTGTGCAGAACCCGAATAGGGGAATACAAATTAGAAGATGCAATGAGTATTGAAGACTTTGAAAAAAGTTTGAAGATAGAAATGCCAAGCTGA
- a CDS encoding undecaprenyl-diphosphate phosphatase has protein sequence MTYIQAFIIAIIEGLTEFLPISSTAHMKIANPLLHVAETPFTNLFEVVIQLAAILSVVVVYWKKFFDFKNLNLYIKLVIAVIPALILGALLKKHIDSALSNLTFIACVMIVGGIVLLFIDKLFTNNHLDEEVKISYPKAFLIGCFQTLSILLPGLSRSAATIIGGMSQKLTRRLAAEFSFFLAVPTMCAASAKSFYDVYKDSPEVLHQDNMFTLTLGAIVSFVVALLAIKFFISYIQKYGFRLFGWYRIVLGIAVLVYAYTLK, from the coding sequence ATGACGTATATCCAAGCTTTTATTATTGCTATTATTGAAGGACTAACAGAGTTTCTTCCTATTTCCAGCACTGCTCACATGAAGATTGCAAACCCATTGTTGCATGTTGCTGAAACTCCTTTTACCAATCTTTTTGAAGTAGTGATTCAATTGGCGGCTATATTATCTGTAGTTGTTGTATACTGGAAAAAGTTTTTCGATTTTAAAAATCTAAATCTCTACATCAAACTGGTTATCGCTGTTATACCGGCTTTAATCTTAGGAGCCTTGCTTAAAAAGCATATTGATAGCGCATTGAGTAACCTTACCTTTATTGCTTGTGTGATGATTGTAGGTGGGATCGTTTTATTATTTATTGATAAACTATTTACCAATAATCACTTGGATGAAGAGGTGAAAATATCTTACCCGAAAGCATTTTTGATTGGTTGTTTTCAAACCTTATCGATTTTATTACCCGGCTTAAGCCGAAGTGCAGCAACCATTATTGGCGGGATGAGTCAAAAGCTTACTCGAAGATTGGCTGCTGAATTTTCTTTCTTTTTGGCGGTTCCAACCATGTGTGCTGCCTCCGCAAAAAGTTTTTACGATGTCTATAAAGACAGTCCGGAAGTATTGCACCAAGACAATATGTTTACGCTTACACTTGGTGCAATTGTATCCTTTGTTGTTGCCTTGTTAGCTATTAAGTTTTTTATCAGCTACATTCAAAAATATGGTTTCCGATTATTTGGCTGGTACCGAATTGTGTTAGGGATAGCTGTTTTGGTGTATGCCTATACCTTAAAATAA
- a CDS encoding DUF3098 domain-containing protein, producing MSKESKKQPGFAFTKENYRILIIGVVIVAIGYMLMVGGGSENPNEFHADEIFSFRRITLSPIVILTGFVVVLFGIMKKSKH from the coding sequence ATGAGTAAGGAATCTAAAAAACAACCGGGTTTTGCTTTTACAAAAGAAAACTACCGTATTTTAATCATTGGTGTTGTAATTGTTGCTATTGGCTATATGTTGATGGTTGGCGGTGGATCAGAAAATCCGAATGAGTTCCATGCAGATGAAATTTTTAGTTTCAGACGAATCACCTTATCTCCAATTGTTATCCTTACTGGATTTGTAGTGGTGCTCTTCGGCATCATGAAAAAGTCGAAACACTAA